The Candidatus Hydrogenedentota bacterium genome has a segment encoding these proteins:
- a CDS encoding mechanosensitive ion channel — protein MDGVMVMVMAYLPKVGLAIAVAAAFWFGGKIAEAVIRRAAEKDPQRRDILLLLGRSVAVGLSGFGVVCGLGTLGVDVTAVIAGLGLTGFALGFALKDMLSSALAGVMLLLSRPFVSGDRILVTGFEGVVQGVDLRYVTLADGDKKYLVPNSAVVANAVTVLPKDAPAAQE, from the coding sequence ATGGACGGTGTCATGGTCATGGTCATGGCGTATCTGCCGAAGGTCGGCCTGGCGATCGCCGTTGCGGCCGCATTCTGGTTCGGCGGCAAAATTGCGGAGGCCGTGATCCGGCGCGCCGCGGAAAAGGACCCCCAGCGGCGGGACATCCTCCTGCTCCTGGGCCGCTCGGTGGCCGTCGGCCTGTCCGGGTTCGGCGTGGTGTGCGGCCTGGGCACCCTCGGGGTGGACGTCACCGCCGTCATCGCGGGCCTGGGCCTGACAGGCTTCGCCCTCGGCTTCGCGCTCAAGGACATGCTGTCCAGCGCCCTGGCGGGGGTGATGCTCCTCCTCAGCCGCCCCTTTGTTTCCGGGGACCGCATCCTGGTGACGGGGTTCGAGGGGGTTGTCCAGGGCGTGGACCTGCGCTACGTCACCCTGGCGGACGGCGACAAGAAGTACCTGGTCCCCAATTCGGCGGTCGTCGCCAACGCGGTCACGGTGCTGCCCAAGGACGCGCCCGCGGCGCAGGAGTAG
- a CDS encoding patatin-like phospholipase family protein translates to MPGKRVRLWAFTGALLFLAGCNTIPLRNEPLARFDRDYGYRYRNTPCGKGNSDSLLVVLTFSGGGTRAAALSYGVLEKLRDTKIVWEGQERRLLDEVDIISSVSGGSLPAAYYGLFGDEIFADFPEKVLYHSIQDGLILRVLSPLNWPKLASPFYGRTDMLADDFSRRIFREKTFADLQARNERPFIVLNATDTELGTRFDFTQRQFDLLYSDLGAYPVGHAVAASAAFPGLLTPVTLRNYPKGDGFVKPAWIGDELARERAGHPRHRAALQAESYLGEDRPWVYLCDGGVSDNLGLLPVLQLLHGTFPGDNFGADFRNAAVRKMVVITVNAKREKKPPLDPKGKVLGLFQVLGVATSAPLSNLTDSELVMMRSYVRQQEEQQRFKRRLTELYGAEAVAANFPELAGPEVDHHFIEVDFDRVPDEAERKSLNDIPTAFKLKREQVDTLRRAAGAILDAHPEFQEFLSETR, encoded by the coding sequence ATGCCGGGCAAACGGGTGAGGCTGTGGGCGTTCACGGGGGCGCTGCTGTTTCTGGCGGGGTGCAACACGATCCCGCTGCGGAACGAGCCGCTGGCGCGTTTTGACCGGGACTACGGCTACCGTTACCGGAACACGCCGTGCGGGAAGGGGAACTCGGACAGCCTGCTGGTGGTGCTGACCTTTTCGGGCGGGGGCACGCGGGCCGCAGCCCTCTCCTACGGCGTGCTGGAGAAACTGCGCGACACAAAAATCGTCTGGGAGGGACAGGAGCGCCGCCTGCTGGACGAGGTGGACATCATTTCGTCGGTGTCGGGGGGCAGCCTTCCGGCGGCGTACTACGGGCTGTTCGGCGACGAGATCTTCGCGGACTTCCCGGAGAAGGTCCTCTACCACAGCATCCAGGACGGCCTGATCCTCCGGGTGCTTTCGCCGCTGAACTGGCCGAAACTGGCGTCGCCCTTCTACGGGCGCACGGACATGCTGGCGGACGACTTCAGCCGCCGCATCTTCAGGGAAAAGACCTTCGCAGACCTGCAGGCGCGGAACGAGCGGCCGTTCATCGTGCTGAACGCGACGGACACGGAGCTGGGCACGCGCTTCGACTTCACGCAGCGGCAGTTCGACCTGCTCTACTCCGACCTGGGCGCGTACCCCGTGGGCCACGCGGTGGCGGCGTCGGCAGCGTTCCCGGGGCTGCTCACGCCGGTGACGCTGCGCAATTATCCCAAGGGAGACGGTTTTGTGAAGCCCGCGTGGATCGGCGACGAGCTGGCGCGGGAGCGCGCCGGGCATCCCCGGCACCGGGCGGCGCTCCAGGCGGAGAGCTACCTCGGGGAGGACCGGCCCTGGGTCTACCTGTGCGACGGCGGGGTGTCGGACAATCTCGGCCTGCTGCCGGTGCTCCAGCTCCTCCACGGCACTTTTCCGGGCGACAACTTCGGGGCCGACTTCAGGAACGCGGCGGTGCGGAAGATGGTGGTGATCACGGTCAACGCAAAGCGGGAGAAGAAGCCGCCCCTGGACCCCAAGGGCAAGGTGCTCGGCCTGTTCCAGGTGCTGGGCGTGGCCACCTCGGCCCCCCTCTCCAACTTGACGGACTCCGAACTGGTCATGATGCGGTCGTATGTGCGCCAGCAGGAGGAGCAGCAGCGCTTCAAGCGGCGGCTCACGGAACTCTACGGCGCGGAGGCGGTGGCGGCGAACTTCCCCGAACTCGCCGGCCCGGAGGTGGACCACCATTTCATCGAGGTGGACTTCGACCGGGTGCCCGACGAGGCGGAGAGGAAATCGCTGAACGACATCCCGACGGCCTTCAAGCTGAAGCGGGAACAGGTGGACACGCTCCGCCGCGCCGCCGGGGCAATCCTCGACGCGCACCCGGAGTTCCAGGAGTTTCTGTCGGAAACCCGGTGA